In one window of Microbacterium dextranolyticum DNA:
- a CDS encoding nucleoside deaminase: protein MTALATSYTASLPSWLIADLDSLPAVLPTAQEQMLLVNELADRNWRAGNGGPFAAIVVDEASGALISVGVNVVLESGVTSAHAEVMALALAQRAVGRWDLGAGGERLTLVVNWRPCVQCYGATMWSGVRSLVVAGEGDLLEELTGFDEGPMVDDWAEQFERRGIRVTSGIGYDEAVAVYRAYGASDAVVYNARGAVEAV, encoded by the coding sequence ATGACCGCACTCGCCACCTCGTACACGGCGTCGCTGCCCTCGTGGCTCATCGCCGACCTCGACTCGCTGCCCGCCGTTCTGCCGACGGCCCAGGAGCAGATGCTGCTCGTGAACGAGCTGGCCGACCGCAACTGGCGGGCCGGCAACGGGGGTCCGTTCGCCGCGATCGTGGTCGACGAGGCATCCGGAGCGCTCATCTCGGTGGGCGTGAACGTCGTCCTCGAGTCGGGCGTGACCTCCGCGCACGCCGAGGTCATGGCACTCGCCCTCGCCCAGCGCGCCGTCGGACGCTGGGACCTCGGTGCGGGCGGCGAACGCCTGACGCTCGTGGTCAACTGGCGTCCGTGCGTGCAGTGCTACGGCGCGACGATGTGGAGCGGCGTTCGCTCGCTCGTCGTCGCCGGAGAGGGCGACCTGCTCGAGGAGCTCACCGGATTCGACGAGGGCCCCATGGTCGACGACTGGGCGGAGCAGTTCGAGCGCCGCGGCATCCGCGTCACCTCCGGCATCGGATACGACGAGGCCGTCGCCGTGTACCGCGCGTACGGCGCGAGCGACGCGGTCGTCTACAACGCGCGCGGCGCGGTCGAGGCGGTCTGA
- the add gene encoding adenosine deaminase, whose amino-acid sequence MSDLAAFAFGLPKAELHLHLEGTLEPELKFELAARNGIQLAQTSVEEVRATYDFTDLTSFLAVYYPAMEVLQTADDFHDLAWAYLLRAKEQGVVHAEMFFDPQAHTSRVVPFSAVIGGYRRAAVRAQDELGISAELILCFLRDFSAEFAMATLMEALEYKQWIVGVGLDSDERDNPPSKFAAVFARAKSEGFFLTMHCDIDQVGSIDNIGEVLRDIRVDRIDHGTNIVEDPALVALAKERGLGFTCCPVSNSFVTEQMKADEIVTLLREGVRVTVNSDDPAYFGAYVAENYVALAAQAGLDEADLAQLAINSFEASWLTPARRDAYVSAVRDYAAEHGVSLSR is encoded by the coding sequence ATGTCCGACCTCGCCGCCTTCGCCTTCGGCCTGCCCAAGGCAGAGCTCCACCTGCACCTCGAGGGCACGCTCGAGCCCGAGCTGAAGTTCGAGCTCGCCGCACGCAACGGCATCCAGCTCGCGCAGACGAGCGTCGAAGAGGTGCGCGCGACGTACGACTTCACGGATCTGACGAGCTTCCTCGCGGTGTACTACCCGGCCATGGAGGTGCTGCAGACCGCCGACGACTTCCACGACCTGGCGTGGGCCTACCTGCTGCGCGCGAAGGAGCAGGGCGTCGTCCACGCCGAGATGTTCTTCGACCCGCAGGCCCACACGAGCCGGGTCGTGCCCTTCTCCGCCGTCATCGGCGGGTACCGCCGCGCCGCCGTGCGGGCGCAGGACGAGCTGGGGATCTCGGCGGAGCTCATCCTCTGCTTCCTGCGCGACTTCTCCGCCGAGTTCGCCATGGCGACGCTCATGGAGGCGCTCGAGTACAAGCAGTGGATCGTGGGCGTCGGGCTCGACTCCGACGAGCGCGACAACCCGCCGTCCAAGTTCGCCGCCGTGTTCGCCCGCGCCAAGTCCGAGGGATTCTTCCTCACGATGCACTGCGACATCGATCAGGTGGGCTCCATCGACAACATCGGCGAGGTGCTGCGCGACATCCGCGTCGACCGCATCGACCACGGCACGAACATCGTCGAGGACCCCGCGCTCGTCGCGCTCGCGAAGGAGCGCGGGCTCGGCTTCACCTGCTGCCCGGTGTCGAACTCGTTCGTGACCGAGCAGATGAAGGCCGACGAGATCGTGACGCTGCTGCGCGAGGGCGTGCGGGTGACGGTGAACTCCGACGACCCGGCCTACTTCGGCGCCTACGTCGCGGAGAACTACGTCGCCCTCGCCGCGCAGGCGGGCCTCGACGAGGCCGATCTGGCGCAGCTGGCGATCAACTCCTTCGAGGCGTCCTGGCTCACCCCCGCCCGCCGCGACGCGTACGTTTCCGCCGTCCGCGACTACGCCGCGGAGCACGGAGTGAGCCTCTCGCGCTGA
- the purS gene encoding phosphoribosylformylglycinamidine synthase subunit PurS, which yields MPTIVVDVMPKAELLDPQGKAVAGALARLGHEGFEGVRIGKRFELTVADASEETLAAVKVIADEILSNAVIEDVVGIEVAP from the coding sequence ATGCCCACCATCGTCGTCGACGTCATGCCCAAGGCCGAGCTGCTGGACCCGCAGGGCAAGGCGGTCGCCGGAGCGCTCGCCCGTCTCGGTCACGAGGGCTTCGAGGGCGTCCGCATCGGCAAGCGGTTCGAGCTCACGGTGGCGGATGCCTCCGAAGAGACCCTCGCCGCGGTCAAGGTCATCGCGGACGAGATCCTCTCCAATGCCGTGATCGAGGACGTCGTCGGCATCGAGGTCGCCCCGTGA
- the purQ gene encoding phosphoribosylformylglycinamidine synthase subunit PurQ — protein sequence MTTRIGVITFPGSLDDGDARRAIRLAGAEPVALWHGSHDLEGVDALVLPGGFSYGDYLRAGAIAALAPIMAEVKDAAAKGMPVLGICNGFQMLVEAHLLPGGLIRNAHQQFIRRDQRLRVENATTAWTSEFTAGQEITIPLKNADGGYICSSETLKQIEGDGLVAFRYVGVNPNGSLDDIAGLTNERGNVVGLMPHPEHAVEPGFGPSTPAAMRSGIDGLAFFTSAVAALASSAA from the coding sequence GTGACGACCCGCATCGGCGTCATCACGTTCCCGGGGTCGCTGGACGACGGCGACGCCCGCCGCGCGATCCGTCTCGCCGGCGCCGAACCCGTCGCGCTCTGGCACGGCTCGCACGATCTCGAGGGCGTCGACGCCCTGGTCCTGCCCGGCGGATTCAGCTACGGCGACTACCTGCGCGCCGGGGCGATCGCCGCTCTCGCGCCGATCATGGCTGAGGTGAAGGACGCCGCTGCGAAGGGGATGCCCGTGCTCGGCATCTGCAACGGATTCCAGATGCTCGTCGAGGCGCACCTGCTGCCGGGCGGGCTCATCCGCAACGCCCACCAGCAGTTCATCCGTCGCGATCAGCGACTGCGGGTCGAGAACGCCACCACCGCGTGGACGTCGGAGTTCACTGCGGGCCAGGAGATCACGATCCCGCTGAAGAACGCCGACGGCGGCTACATCTGCTCGTCCGAGACGCTGAAGCAGATCGAGGGCGACGGTCTCGTCGCGTTCCGCTACGTCGGGGTGAACCCGAACGGATCGCTCGACGACATCGCCGGGCTCACCAACGAGCGCGGCAACGTCGTCGGCCTGATGCCGCACCCCGAGCACGCCGTCGAGCCGGGCTTCGGCCCGAGCACGCCGGCCGCGATGCGGTCGGGCATCGACGGGCTGGCGTTCTTCACGTCGGCCGTCGCGGCGCTGGCCTCCTCCGCCGCCTGA
- a CDS encoding ABC transporter permease has translation MSAAVSATSIVSASATARRRTRSAGLRAVGSGLMTFVLTLAAVLVLWAGSLWIFRVNPYVGKGPLDVWNYLFTVPAAEANRAAVFGQLWVSLGHAAVGFVAGLVVAVLVAALFQLSAGVEHALMPLAMLLRSVPLIAMAPVIILIFARDFATIAVLGGIVVLFPALVTIAFGLKSAPAHMSDLVSVYGGSSWTVLRKVALPSALPSLLAAVRISVPGAITGALLAEWLAVGGGIGGAFGGYIAAAQFSALWSSVAVITVAALILYNLVHILEAVLLARMGMSDRV, from the coding sequence ATGAGCGCCGCGGTCTCGGCGACGTCGATCGTGTCGGCGTCCGCGACCGCTCGACGCCGCACACGCTCCGCGGGTCTGCGCGCCGTCGGATCGGGCCTCATGACCTTCGTGCTGACCCTCGCCGCCGTCCTCGTGCTCTGGGCCGGCTCGCTGTGGATCTTCCGCGTCAATCCGTATGTGGGCAAGGGCCCGCTCGACGTCTGGAACTACCTGTTCACGGTGCCCGCGGCCGAAGCCAACCGTGCCGCCGTGTTCGGCCAGCTGTGGGTGTCGCTCGGGCACGCCGCGGTCGGCTTCGTCGCGGGGCTCGTCGTCGCCGTGCTGGTCGCGGCGCTCTTCCAGCTCAGCGCGGGGGTCGAGCACGCGCTCATGCCGCTCGCGATGCTGCTGCGATCCGTGCCGCTGATCGCGATGGCCCCGGTCATCATCCTGATCTTCGCGCGCGACTTCGCCACGATCGCGGTGCTCGGCGGGATCGTCGTCCTCTTCCCCGCCCTCGTCACGATCGCCTTCGGGTTGAAGTCGGCGCCCGCCCACATGAGCGACCTCGTCTCGGTGTACGGCGGCTCGTCGTGGACCGTGCTGCGCAAGGTCGCCCTGCCGAGCGCCCTGCCCTCGCTCCTGGCCGCCGTCCGCATCTCGGTGCCCGGCGCCATCACCGGTGCACTCCTGGCCGAATGGCTCGCCGTCGGCGGCGGGATCGGCGGCGCGTTCGGCGGCTACATCGCCGCCGCGCAGTTCTCCGCGCTGTGGTCCTCGGTCGCGGTGATCACGGTCGCGGCGCTGATCCTCTACAACCTGGTCCATATCCTGGAAGCGGTCCTGCTCGCCCGTATGGGCATGTCCGACCGCGTCTGA